Genomic window (Oncorhynchus mykiss isolate Arlee chromosome 21, USDA_OmykA_1.1, whole genome shotgun sequence):
AGTTCCTAAGTTAAACCAGGGTTTCCCcaaaactcagtcctggggcacATACTTTGCCCTGGCATTACAGATTCAAGTACCAACTACGCAAGCTTTGAATCAACTGTGTAGCACTTgagttttaaaaaatattttttttaagtaccaGGGGCCCTAGAATAAAGTTGTGAACACCGAGTTAAGGCACACTAATCACTTGGACCGTCTCTGTACATCCAGGATATTCTGGTATTCAAATTATTTTGCCAGATTAGGATATGGGGCAAAGGTGGTGCTTAAATAATTTAAGTTAACAGGTTAAATTAAGGGGTTTCAGCCGAGTCCTTTGGTAAGGACTCAAACCGAAACCCCAGAACTGGACCCAGAACTAAAACCCACAGCTGACCAAAATTGAGCTAGATTTTAGTTAGTTAAGATGGAAGAATGCTGGAAATTCCATTTCAAATAACGATCACTCGTAGAGCCTGGTTGCATTTATGACTCTAATTCTATGGGTTGGACAGTGCTATACCTGGACCCTGGTTCCACAGGTGTCAAGTCTAAAGCTAAAGAGAACCCTGGTGTCATCCATCTCTTGAGGCCTGCAGGTGGAGTCCAGGAGGGAGGATCCGCTGGGTTCAGATCCAGGGATGGCCAAAATCACAGACACCACTGTCATCACACCTTCAGTGGAACACACTGGAGAGAGGAAGGCCTGTTAGTGCTGATCAACCCTATAAAAAGAGTCACCAGGCAAAAGCAAGCGACGCTGCAGGTTAATATCTGACCAACTAGTAGTTACCTATGATCTCAGTAGTCTGGAAGAGACAAGCTTTGGCCAAGGAGCTCTTGACCTCCAAGGTCTTCGGAGCTCTTGAGAGAATTTCAAAAGTGCCACGGAACTGCTTCAAATTGATGTCCTAGGAAGAAAAGAGCAGGtacattttaaataattataaCTCCTACTTGATCGAACGACGAGTCAGTTTAAGCACTTGACCAATGAGCATCTCACCTTATAAGTGTAGCCAACAGAGAAGAGGGGCACTTCCAGGGTCAGACTCTTGCTGTCATTCCGCATAACATAGCCCCGCTTGGCTGCCAGATTTGTGGTCAGAATGTAGGGGCCAACACCCACCTCCCACAGGTAGTCAAACGGCTTATGGTCCATCTGGAAACGGATGCTTTTCTCGTTGCAGACGCCTTTGAAGACCGGAGGAACTGAGAAGAAACAAATAGTTTAGTCAGTAGTGACATGACGTTAGGGGTAAACATGGGGGAAGTGTAGAGTGGTTGGTTACTGGGCTGCGTCATCATACCATCGTGCAGCCCAGGTCTTATAGTTGAAGGTTGAAGTCAACTTACAGACATCATTGAACTGAGCCACGACTGAGGCCAGGTAGAAGTACGGCTCCGCCTGAGGCAGGATAACCAACGTGTAGTTGATGTCCAACAAGTATTCGAGAAGCCCCTCTGTAGGGTACTATGGACAGGAACACAACACCAATTAAGAAACAGTACAAAAGCCTTCAAGTCACCATTGGAGAAAGTTGAGGTCAGGAACCCCCTCTTCTCCAATGTTGAGGAAATGCCGAGACCACAGTAGCTAATATCATTGCATCATTACCAGCTTGTGAATAACGGCATCAAATGGCACCCTGAGAATGTAGGCATGTAGGGTACTATTGGGCTGGGGGACCATGGTTATGACAAGGCCACTTTTAGTCGCCTCTAGTATGGTGAAGTTGTGACCATTGAGCTTCACAGCCACCAGGTCAACATCGTAGGAGAGGTTCCCCAGGTAAACAGTAAACACACGATCCTCAAGGACTGTTTCTGTGGTGGGAGAAGGACAACAGGGTCATTAGCAATCATGACCATGGAGCTGAAGATGCACTTCGGATTGGCAAGTAGAACTCCTTACGGTTAATGATGGAGAGGTGCTGGATCAGAAGGGGTGTGTTCATGGGCCTGTGGAGGCGGAGTCTGGTCTCCACACCACTGTCATCCATGAAGATTTGTTCATAGTAGAGACGGACCACATAGAACTCATGGTACAtgttggccatcacaaagctctggaAGAGTTGAAACCGTTATGAAGCATCTGCCATTAGGTTATATGGTACAAAGTAGAATATTCAAGGTGTACAGAGGACATGAGTGACTGAAGCCATTTGCAGATTCTCTGCATCAGAATACAAGGTAAACATCTGCATGTGAAAAGTCAGATGCCGGCCTAGTAAGCTACTGACTTTTCTGTATCCTCCGGCAGCGTTGAAGGGGATGCTGATCTGGACAGTGGTGTCACTGATGTCCAAGCTATAGCCTCGTGCTGCTGTGTTGGCCTCATCCAGAAGCTGACCATCCACCCCCATTGAGATATTGCTGCTCTCTAACCCAGAGACCAGCGGGGAGAGCAGAGTGGGGGTCTGCCAGACCAGCCCCACCCCATCATACATTCCTTCATCTGGAAAGAGGTTATACATAGAAAGGTTAAGACTGATGAACACTTCCTGGTTTAGTGATCAGGTGCAGGTGAAAATAGTCACTAGATTACACCATCACTAATGCTTGGCCCATCCAGCCCTTTGAACCTTGAATGGTCAGGGCTGATAAGTCACTGAAACTTACCAGTGCTGCAAGCAACCACCAAGTTCACCATGATGACCACCCATCTTTGCCTGGAGATCAGTATCGGATAGACCACCTCAACCAACGTACCATTCACCTGGAATTAGATAATGATTTGGTACCTGCCAACAATACAGTATGAAGACAACTGAAAGAGCTATGTAAATAAATCCAGCCTAAACAAGTTATATTTTAAGAGATCCTACAGGAAAGCAAGAACCTACCCATCAAGGCATTTAATGTAATTTGAGATGGGAAAGCCTCGTGCCAGCATTGACACATACCCAAGATAACTGCATCCATTTAAATCTCACCATGGTGACAGACCCCATGACAGAACCTGGCGTGTAGGGTGAACGGAACACTAGCCTCCCCTGGGTGAGGTAGAACACGTAGCCCAGCTCCCGAGCCTCTGAAGGGGACATGGGAGTCAGCTGCTGCCCTTCCTGCTGGAACATGACCTGCCAGGTAGACGTGGCAGAGCTGTGGGCCTGATGGGGAACAAGAGACAAGGCATGCATGGTGGTATTGGGGACAAACTGGTGGAGTTCATCTAAATTGAGAATTTGCCAAATAGCCTTTAGCTTACTTCAGCAAGGGCAGCAGTCCAGTCATCTGCTGTTGTACCAGGTAGACCAGACACTTCACCCCTCACCGACACCTACAAGGGAATATAACAGACCATACTCCTATAAAAAGGTTAAGGATAGTCTAAGCCAGCATCAGCACAAATATAACCCTGGATGCACAGTCTAGAGCCACATATTAGTACCTCCATATAGTTCTCCTCACAGCTGACTTCTCTGGGGGaccagggtagagggagggagcaggTTGCATTCACAGAGTAAGTGGCGTCTCCTCCATTCGCATCAATTGTGATCAAGTTAAAGCTAAAAGTGAACACCTCATCGTCCTAAGATACAAAAACAAGACCTTCAACTTTAAGATTtgcaaaaaaagtgtttaaaaaccCTTCTAGCTTTGAAAAGATCATCATGTGCGGTGATATGAACCTGGTTGTCAGTGTGGCAGGAGAAGTAGGAGGCTCTGAGTTCAGCATGGCCAGGCAGAGGGAGGATACTGAACATGTAGCCACACTCTGACCCATACTGCTTAGTGATGGGGTGAACACCGTCAGCATCTAGATGGGGAAAAGGATCGGGCCAAATAATTTGAATGTCATTAAGTTGAAATTGTATTTCTTCCTAAGTGGGCCAACAGCACAGTGAGAGACTGCAATATACTGCAGTCGTGCGGTCAGCACCAGCTACCAAACCCTGGCCAAGACATGTTAAGATGCCAGGTTCATGAGCGGACCAAACCTGATTTCAGGCCCATTTTACATCACGATTAAGGTTAAAAGCCTACTTACCAACCGCTTCAAAGCGAGGTTCGTTCCCAGCGAATGAGAGTTGGGTTGTTACCAACAGGTATCGATCCCGACACACAGTCTCAATGGcccctatatacacacacacacacacacacacacacacacacacacacacacacacacacacacacacacacggtgagaATCTGAAGGGTGGAAGCTAAATGATTCTGACCAACAATTACAAGTGTCATATAGCTTGTATAAAAAAGGCTCATTGACCCAATTTAAGTTCCTTACCTCTTGGAAGGTCAGAACATCTTACACTAGGCCATACAGACAGGAGTACAAATACTCTGTAAGAAAAACATTTGCACAGGTCAACAAAGTGTGCCAGTGTCAAAACACTAATATCAAAACATTTATGCCCACCACCAAACTTACCCCAACCAAATTCCAAAAGCCATTGCCAGTAATCAGTAGAAGTGTCTAACCCTAGCCAGGAAAAGCTAGTAAACTACACCTGCACACTAACATAAACCATGTGCTGACAGTATCCTGGCAGTTGATGAGTGGCACATTCTCTACCTGGCACTTGTATATAGGAGTGGTGCTTTGCTTGACCAATTACAAGCTTTCTGGAGTTAATGTGCAGGTAATTCATTTGATAATTGGGTCACATGGTTGGGCAGTTTACCAGAGCCTAAGGGTGCATCTCAACAGTCTAATGTggattcctctcctcatctcctctcattcCCCCCTTCTTAGGACATGTTTTCCATCTCCATAGTCTGCCATTTATATGTATACATATCATTTCATGTTCTTGGTACAGATAAATCCTTGACTTTGGGGAATCACTTTGTTGACCTGTGAAAaaatgactgggggggggggggggggggggggggtaaagtcgAACAGCTTTTTCAATGGGGTTTTCAAGCTCCAAA
Coding sequences:
- the LOC110500569 gene encoding uncharacterized protein LOC110500569 isoform X2, which produces MAFGIWLGVFVLLSVWPSVRCSDLPRGAIETVCRDRYLLVTTQLSFAGNEPRFEAVDADGVHPITKQYGSECGYMFSILPLPGHAELRASYFSCHTDNQDDEVFTFSFNLITIDANGGDATYSVNATCSLPLPWSPREVSCEENYMEVSVRGEVSGLPGTTADDWTAALAEAHSSATSTWQVMFQQEGQQLTPMSPSEARELGYVFYLTQGRLVFRSPYTPGSVMGSVTMVNGTLVEVVYPILISRQRWVVIMVNLVVACSTDEGMYDGVGLVWQTPTLLSPLVSGLESSNISMGVDGQLLDEANTAARGYSLDISDTTVQISIPFNAAGGYRKSFVMANMYHEFYVVRLYYEQIFMDDSGVETRLRLHRPMNTPLLIQHLSIINQTVLEDRVFTVYLGNLSYDVDLVAVKLNGHNFTILEATKSGLVITMVPQPNSTLHAYILRVPFDAVIHKLYPTEGLLEYLLDINYTLVILPQAEPYFYLASVVAQFNDVFPPVFKGVCNEKSIRFQMDHKPFDYLWEVGVGPYILTTNLAAKRGYVMRNDSKSLTLEVPLFSVGYTYKDINLKQFRGTFEILSRAPKTLEVKSSLAKACLFQTTEIIVCSTEGVMTVVSVILAIPGSEPSGSSLLDSTCRPQEMDDTRVLFSFRLDTCGTRVQFDYQHLTYENEITVEHTSQSVEAPVSTRVTVRCVYPLSGLYKLFAYRRFEADSPGFGTILTRVPVKN